From Mesomycoplasma dispar, a single genomic window includes:
- the glpO gene encoding type 2 glycerol-3-phosphate oxidase produces the protein MEINKVKNYDIVIIGAGIIGTNIAYELSKFDLKIAILEKNEYPAVETTTGNSGIIHCGFDPSPGKLKAKLNVLGHKLWVENIFPKIKFPRKKAKSIVLAFDSEEEQVIHNLYKRGFTNGVNPNDLKILDKKQLKTEHPLVSDLATLALECSSSWVVDPAKAALAFLEISRKNGLDFYNKSKVISISKKDELFKIETENTQNPLFRSKIIINAAGHFADEIGKIAGFNEFSQKQRRGQYLILKNHPNVKDVYFLVPSKYGKGVIVAPRPDGNILVGPTAEENIPKNKVNCLDFDLISQIQQIGHKIIPSLDYQETFLTLAGSRPIEIQKSDFVIRTSNSDSNFIFAAGMQSPGLSAAPAIALEIVNLVKKQVKLVQKERLIQEIEYI, from the coding sequence ATGGAAATAAATAAAGTTAAAAATTATGATATCGTCATCATTGGCGCCGGAATTATCGGAACTAATATTGCATATGAATTAAGTAAATTCGATCTAAAAATAGCAATTTTAGAGAAAAACGAATACCCTGCGGTTGAAACAACAACCGGAAATTCTGGTATAATTCATTGCGGTTTTGACCCAAGTCCTGGAAAATTAAAGGCAAAATTGAATGTTTTAGGTCATAAATTATGGGTCGAAAATATTTTTCCAAAAATTAAATTCCCACGAAAAAAAGCTAAAAGTATCGTTTTGGCTTTTGATTCCGAAGAAGAGCAAGTAATTCACAACCTTTACAAACGTGGTTTTACTAACGGTGTTAATCCAAATGATTTAAAAATTTTAGACAAAAAACAACTTAAAACTGAACACCCATTAGTTTCTGATTTAGCAACTTTGGCACTTGAGTGCTCTAGTTCTTGAGTTGTTGATCCAGCAAAAGCTGCACTTGCATTTTTGGAAATTTCACGTAAAAATGGTTTAGATTTTTATAATAAATCTAAAGTTATTTCAATTTCAAAAAAAGATGAACTTTTCAAAATTGAAACTGAAAATACACAAAATCCGCTTTTCCGGTCAAAAATTATCATTAATGCTGCTGGACATTTTGCCGATGAAATCGGCAAAATTGCAGGTTTTAATGAATTTAGTCAAAAACAAAGACGTGGGCAATATTTAATTCTTAAAAACCATCCTAATGTAAAAGATGTTTATTTTTTAGTTCCTTCAAAATATGGAAAAGGTGTGATTGTCGCTCCTCGACCTGATGGAAATATTTTAGTAGGACCTACCGCTGAAGAAAATATCCCTAAAAATAAAGTAAATTGCCTTGATTTTGATCTTATTAGTCAAATCCAACAAATCGGACACAAAATAATTCCCAGTTTGGACTATCAAGAAACCTTTTTAACACTTGCTGGTTCTCGCCCAATTGAAATTCAAAAAAGCGACTTTGTTATTAGAACTTCAAATAGTGATTCAAATTTTATTTTTGCAGCCGGAATGCAATCTCCTGGATTATCAGCGGCGCCTGCGATCGCATTAGAAATAGTTAATTTAGTTAAAAAACAGGTAAAACTTGTTCAAAAAGAAAGACTAATCCAAGAAATTGAATATATTTAG
- a CDS encoding leucine-rich repeat protein: MKIYKKPTFLILLSSSFVLLTSCGVNFSQTNHHSDSKIEKSKDLSKEEKFDKIEKQVNVVKNFSQKYSELEDVIKNFVTNELKSLKYETLKDKLNSTIDEIEYQKSINNSKLSDNFFENNFQKLSQLFNEIKKNYKNAPEIPANYSPNLEISNFKKEENNDVPVEARDYQNWETNLISNKNARSFMNLVGQNYVEPFQFQGYTEKHRQKVAEFTRKLIEKEGKKDEESKIRTIFNWIHQNVKYAYDLTKIPAINPADVIDFLYAVCGGYSNLYKAMLDSIGIKNSIVIGWSKYGAHQWNLVYDSKSKEYFHSDPTWGQFQRTDEEFAKDHKTFRILDTYYSKNGQKYEYNLGVSLFSSTNSEVKPIEQINNQFKVVGISQEVLKQTETLYVSKNVSQIEYKSGTFNVKNIVVDQENPYFASKDGLLYNKDFTKLILVPEKYERKSIFLPKTLKSIEDQKITLSAKNLEKIDVEPGNYWFRSFGGILYNNDLSKILFVPLNFQGKVVTSKNAKLDPHTFSFNQSLQEIEISEGVTEIPDFTFNNLSNLQIIHLPNSLEKISKEAFIGIDLKKIRIVYGGSNQNVIKTLKDLKIPVEIKG, translated from the coding sequence ATGAAAATTTATAAAAAACCAACTTTTCTAATATTGTTAAGTTCAAGTTTTGTACTTTTAACTTCTTGTGGGGTAAATTTTTCGCAAACCAATCATCACAGTGATTCTAAAATCGAAAAAAGTAAAGATCTTTCAAAAGAAGAAAAGTTTGATAAAATTGAAAAACAAGTAAACGTTGTTAAAAATTTTTCGCAAAAATATTCAGAACTTGAAGATGTGATTAAAAATTTCGTCACTAATGAATTAAAGTCATTAAAATACGAAACTTTGAAAGATAAATTAAATTCGACTATTGATGAAATTGAATATCAAAAATCTATTAATAATAGCAAATTAAGTGATAATTTTTTCGAAAATAATTTTCAAAAACTTTCACAATTATTTAACGAAATTAAAAAAAATTACAAAAATGCACCGGAAATTCCCGCTAATTATTCTCCTAATTTAGAGATTAGCAACTTCAAGAAAGAAGAAAATAACGACGTTCCAGTTGAAGCAAGGGACTACCAAAATTGAGAAACTAACCTAATTTCAAATAAAAATGCTCGAAGTTTTATGAATTTAGTTGGTCAAAATTATGTAGAACCTTTTCAATTTCAAGGTTATACGGAAAAACACCGTCAAAAAGTTGCCGAATTTACTAGAAAATTAATAGAAAAAGAAGGGAAAAAAGATGAAGAATCTAAAATCAGAACAATTTTTAACTGAATTCATCAAAATGTGAAATATGCCTATGATTTAACCAAAATTCCAGCAATTAATCCCGCAGATGTTATCGATTTTCTTTATGCCGTTTGCGGTGGATATTCAAATTTGTACAAAGCGATGCTAGATTCAATAGGCATTAAAAATTCAATTGTAATTGGTTGGTCAAAATACGGTGCACACCAATGAAATTTAGTCTATGATTCTAAAAGTAAAGAATATTTTCACTCTGATCCAACATGGGGGCAATTTCAAAGAACTGATGAGGAATTTGCGAAAGACCATAAAACATTTCGGATTTTAGATACTTACTATTCAAAAAATGGACAAAAATATGAATATAATTTAGGTGTTTCACTTTTTTCTAGTACAAATTCAGAAGTTAAACCAATTGAACAAATTAACAATCAATTTAAAGTTGTCGGTATCTCGCAGGAAGTTTTAAAACAAACAGAAACATTATATGTTAGCAAAAATGTTTCACAAATTGAATACAAAAGTGGAACTTTTAATGTTAAAAATATCGTTGTTGACCAAGAAAATCCTTATTTTGCTTCAAAAGATGGACTTTTATACAATAAGGATTTTACAAAACTAATTTTAGTTCCCGAAAAGTATGAGAGAAAATCAATATTTTTACCAAAAACACTGAAATCAATTGAAGATCAAAAAATTACTTTAAGTGCTAAAAATTTAGAAAAAATTGATGTTGAACCAGGTAATTACTGATTTAGAAGTTTTGGCGGAATTTTATATAATAATGATTTAAGCAAAATCCTTTTTGTTCCGCTTAATTTTCAAGGAAAAGTTGTTACCTCCAAAAACGCCAAGTTAGATCCTCACACTTTTTCTTTTAACCAAAGTCTTCAAGAAATTGAAATTAGCGAAGGGGTTACAGAAATTCCCGATTTTACTTTTAATAATTTAAGCAATTTACAAATTATTCACCTACCAAATTCATTAGAAAAAATTTCAAAAGAAGCTTTTATCGGAATTGATCTTAAGAAAATTAGAATAGTTTATGGCGGTTCTAACCAAAATGTTATTAAAACTCTAAAAGATTTAAAAATTCCAGTTGAAATTAAAGGTTAA
- a CDS encoding MIP/aquaporin family protein produces the protein MESILFLAEFLGTATLILLGNGVNYSVNATKMFANQSGKWIVIALGWALGVLLGIIVSNGITSASVAHLNPAVSIFFAISEKKAELLALIPFEILGAIFGQTILNTINWPHIKETKAEVIASCHHTGPAYQKSYVTNFLYEFVGTIVLLGTIFLLKKSFPTMRPVIVALIVLSIGLSLGSSTGYAINPARDFGPRLVYFMFATLILKKRKEFATVGNWKEILGFSYAWNPIIAPSLAGLILGLITLAV, from the coding sequence ATGGAAAGTATCCTTTTTTTAGCTGAATTTCTCGGCACTGCAACGCTAATTTTACTCGGGAATGGCGTAAATTATAGTGTGAATGCGACTAAAATGTTTGCAAATCAATCAGGAAAATGAATTGTAATCGCCCTTGGTTGAGCGCTTGGAGTTCTTTTGGGAATTATAGTTTCAAACGGAATTACGTCAGCATCAGTTGCCCATTTAAACCCTGCAGTTTCAATATTTTTTGCTATTAGTGAAAAAAAAGCGGAATTATTAGCGTTAATTCCTTTTGAAATTTTAGGCGCAATTTTTGGGCAGACGATTCTTAATACGATAAATTGACCTCACATCAAAGAAACAAAAGCCGAAGTTATCGCATCTTGTCATCACACTGGTCCAGCTTATCAAAAATCTTATGTAACTAATTTTTTATACGAATTTGTCGGAACTATTGTTTTACTAGGCACAATTTTCCTATTAAAAAAATCATTTCCAACAATGAGGCCAGTAATTGTTGCTCTAATTGTGCTTTCAATTGGACTTTCACTTGGGTCTTCAACTGGTTATGCAATCAATCCTGCTCGTGATTTTGGTCCAAGATTAGTTTATTTTATGTTTGCAACTTTAATTTTGAAAAAAAGAAAAGAATTTGCAACTGTCGGAAATTGAAAAGAAATTTTAGGTTTTAGTTATGCTTGAAACCCAATTATTGCTCCAAGTTTAGCAGGTCTTATTCTTGGTTTAATTACGTTAGCAGTTTAA
- the glpK gene encoding glycerol kinase GlpK, translating to MHKNIDEKYVITLDSGTTSCRSLIFDKKGQVVSLVQKEFQQHFPQSGWVEHDANEIWNTQLYTMQAAKTKANLKSDDFVALGLTNQRETVVLWDKSTGEPVYNAIVWQDRRTSDFCDELIQQGYENYIKETTGLIINPYFSATKIRWILKNVPKAQNVLAKGNLLAGTIDSWLVWKLTNGKVHATDVSNASRTMLFDIKAKKWDQKILELLEIPSEILPKVLPSASDYGIVDPNLWSINAKGQVPIYAVIGDQQSALFGQLCTEVGMVKNTYGTGCFTLVNTGEKLIRSKNNLLTTIAWQIGDNPVEYALEGSVFVAGAAIQWLRDGLGLIENSSDSDFLISKVAENDHSVVVVPSFTGLGAPYWDSYSRGAIFGLERGSRKEHIIKATLESIAFQSNDLIKAMESDLGHKITVMKVDGGASKSDFLMQFQSSISQLEIFRPTNTETTAMGAAFLAGLFAKFWNSVAELKQVLKIEKTFSPKFDQNKVIRLTSNWNLAVRKTLNWKKDIK from the coding sequence ATGCACAAAAATATTGATGAAAAATACGTAATTACGCTTGATTCTGGAACTACATCTTGCCGTAGTTTAATTTTTGACAAAAAAGGACAAGTTGTATCGCTTGTTCAGAAAGAGTTTCAACAACATTTTCCACAATCAGGTTGAGTTGAACACGATGCAAACGAAATTTGGAACACCCAACTTTATACAATGCAAGCCGCAAAAACAAAAGCGAACCTAAAATCTGATGATTTTGTTGCTTTAGGTCTTACAAACCAACGTGAAACCGTTGTTTTATGGGATAAATCAACCGGCGAACCCGTTTATAACGCGATTGTTTGACAAGACCGTCGAACAAGCGATTTTTGTGATGAATTAATTCAGCAAGGTTATGAAAATTATATAAAAGAAACAACCGGTTTAATTATAAACCCTTATTTTAGTGCAACAAAAATCAGATGGATTTTAAAAAACGTCCCTAAAGCACAGAATGTTTTAGCAAAAGGTAATCTTTTAGCAGGAACAATTGATAGCTGACTTGTTTGAAAATTAACCAACGGGAAAGTGCATGCAACTGATGTTTCTAATGCTTCAAGAACAATGTTATTTGACATTAAAGCGAAAAAATGAGACCAAAAAATCCTTGAATTACTAGAAATTCCTAGTGAAATTCTTCCAAAAGTTCTTCCTTCTGCTTCTGATTATGGAATTGTTGATCCAAATTTATGGTCAATTAATGCAAAAGGTCAAGTACCAATTTATGCTGTAATTGGCGATCAGCAATCTGCTTTATTCGGGCAACTTTGCACCGAAGTTGGAATGGTAAAAAATACCTATGGAACAGGATGTTTTACCCTTGTTAATACCGGTGAAAAATTAATTCGTTCAAAAAATAATCTATTAACAACAATTGCATGACAAATTGGTGATAATCCAGTTGAATACGCACTTGAAGGATCAGTTTTTGTTGCCGGAGCGGCAATTCAATGACTTCGTGACGGGCTTGGTTTAATCGAAAACTCTTCTGATAGCGACTTTTTAATTTCAAAAGTTGCCGAAAATGATCATAGTGTTGTCGTTGTACCTTCATTTACCGGACTTGGCGCACCTTATTGAGATTCGTATTCTCGTGGAGCAATTTTTGGACTCGAAAGAGGTAGTCGGAAAGAACATATTATAAAAGCAACGCTTGAATCAATTGCTTTTCAGTCAAATGATTTAATTAAAGCAATGGAATCGGATTTAGGGCATAAAATTACAGTGATGAAAGTTGACGGTGGAGCTTCAAAAAGCGATTTTCTAATGCAATTCCAGTCATCAATTTCACAACTGGAAATTTTTAGACCCACAAATACGGAAACCACAGCAATGGGTGCCGCTTTTCTTGCTGGTTTATTTGCTAAATTTTGAAATTCAGTTGCTGAATTGAAGCAAGTTTTAAAAATTGAAAAAACATTTAGCCCAAAATTTGACCAAAACAAAGTTATTCGTCTAACTTCAAACTGAAATTTAGCAGTTAGAAAAACACTAAACTGGAAAAAAGATATTAAATAA
- the cypl gene encoding ABC transporter thiamine pyrophosphate-binding lipoprotein p37/Cypl: MMVKTKSFNFKKKEFLKKILFSSSFLFSSVFFVAAGCATQTVDKNPGNGDRKTPGTTTNLAKSWDTKVNLGLGQSWFDAKSKDPNRVTKFTENLKAEFDKLKNANPETKDLPDVNFDFVGIDDSKTKISQLKSSDNSDNAIDFAIVDATTTIEDDREKELYNGLQTLTWAFKNTADKPTFYQDGTESDPLRKSAKELSDLFNKNPYNEWSSKNNDPQKWDGIAYRFLYDESNPRRIISYYRGMIMISGDDKTRQEIKKAWNEKDWEKFRNFGIIHGKLTSAGKFKMQNFIIKKHFGDKFKAKSLNEDRTNHTEKYLQGDGFTIGQDPKYKIAFDDEASFAWTENKKDGKQYHSTENNGKVEILMVTNPASYDVGSFRPTFNKTQADMISEAFVNLAKNGKDAYGPNVGYNGYRKIDQTDPEFRKIYAESN, encoded by the coding sequence ATGATGGTGAAAACAAAAAGTTTTAATTTCAAAAAAAAAGAATTTTTAAAAAAAATTCTTTTTTCGTCATCGTTTTTATTTAGTTCTGTATTTTTCGTTGCCGCCGGCTGCGCAACACAAACTGTAGACAAAAACCCAGGGAACGGGGACCGAAAAACTCCAGGAACAACGACTAATTTAGCAAAAAGTTGAGATACAAAAGTAAATCTTGGTTTAGGTCAAAGTTGATTTGATGCAAAATCTAAAGATCCAAACCGTGTGACTAAATTCACAGAAAATTTGAAAGCTGAATTTGATAAATTAAAAAATGCAAATCCAGAAACAAAAGATTTACCAGATGTTAATTTTGATTTTGTTGGGATTGATGATTCAAAAACTAAAATTTCCCAACTTAAATCATCTGATAATTCTGACAACGCTATTGATTTTGCAATCGTTGATGCCACGACCACAATTGAAGACGACCGTGAAAAAGAACTTTATAACGGACTTCAAACTTTAACTTGAGCATTTAAAAACACAGCGGACAAACCAACTTTTTATCAGGATGGAACAGAAAGCGATCCTTTGCGCAAATCTGCAAAAGAATTAAGCGATCTTTTTAACAAAAATCCTTATAATGAATGATCAAGCAAAAATAATGACCCACAAAAATGAGACGGAATCGCCTATCGATTTTTATACGACGAATCAAATCCGCGCCGGATAATTTCTTATTATCGAGGAATGATTATGATTTCAGGTGATGATAAAACTCGTCAAGAAATTAAAAAAGCCTGAAATGAAAAAGATTGAGAAAAATTCCGTAATTTTGGAATTATCCACGGAAAATTAACTTCAGCTGGTAAATTCAAAATGCAAAACTTTATTATAAAAAAGCATTTTGGTGATAAATTTAAAGCAAAAAGTCTTAATGAAGATAGAACAAATCACACTGAAAAATATCTTCAGGGCGATGGTTTTACAATTGGGCAAGATCCAAAATATAAAATTGCTTTCGATGATGAAGCTTCTTTTGCTTGAACCGAAAATAAAAAGGACGGAAAACAATATCATTCAACTGAAAATAACGGAAAAGTTGAAATTCTCATGGTAACCAACCCAGCTTCATATGATGTTGGATCGTTCCGCCCAACTTTTAATAAAACTCAAGCTGATATGATTTCCGAAGCTTTTGTAAATCTTGCAAAAAACGGAAAAGATGCATACGGACCAAATGTTGGTTATAATGGATATAGAAAAATAGATCAAACTGATCCAGAATTCCGTAAAATATATGCAGAATCAAACTAA
- a CDS encoding ATP-binding cassette domain-containing protein: protein MQNQTKSLCLTFKDFSFRHNKNGKNLVNNLNFELCNGDILFIIGPSGQGKSSFFLALFQHIFASGQLVWQGKNLLEESKISKKKFARSIGYLTQTPTSINFQSVYANLVKNLPTYRNTFYKLFAVATKNQRLQIIDILSQLGLSEKVYSIFQDLSGGQQQRVEIAKLMLQNPKIILADEPTSALDPKTAAKIIDLIIQFGKKNNSISLIISHNIFLVKNYNEKILLINEGKGKFFNSFSEIDENEIQLIFGEENSE, encoded by the coding sequence ATGCAGAATCAAACTAAAAGTTTATGTCTAACTTTTAAAGATTTTTCGTTTAGACATAACAAAAACGGTAAAAATTTAGTTAATAACCTTAATTTTGAACTTTGTAACGGGGATATTTTGTTCATAATTGGACCAAGTGGACAAGGTAAATCATCGTTTTTTCTAGCGCTTTTTCAGCATATTTTTGCATCAGGACAATTGGTTTGACAAGGGAAAAATTTATTAGAAGAATCAAAAATATCTAAAAAAAAGTTCGCCAGGTCAATTGGTTATCTAACACAAACGCCGACTTCGATTAATTTTCAAAGCGTTTATGCAAATTTAGTGAAAAATTTGCCAACTTATAGAAACACTTTTTATAAGTTATTTGCAGTCGCAACGAAAAATCAACGTTTACAAATTATTGACATTCTGTCTCAATTAGGGCTTAGTGAAAAAGTTTATTCGATTTTTCAAGATTTATCAGGCGGACAACAGCAACGCGTAGAAATTGCAAAACTTATGCTCCAAAACCCAAAAATTATTCTAGCAGATGAACCAACTTCGGCACTTGATCCAAAAACCGCTGCAAAAATTATCGATTTAATCATTCAATTTGGAAAAAAAAATAACTCAATTTCACTAATTATTTCTCATAATATTTTTTTAGTAAAAAATTATAATGAAAAAATTTTGCTCATTAACGAAGGTAAAGGGAAATTTTTTAACTCTTTTTCAGAAATTGATGAAAATGAAATCCAACTAATTTTTGGTGAGGAAAATAGTGAATAA
- a CDS encoding ABC transporter permease subunit → MVRKIVNNLLSNKPYQKFKKSKIILFSIFVILFIVSFYSIYSKINTNGWKVFQRNLNDLFGFSNTHPYYSDSIFVLSLRFLWTTIKYTIVGTFFGTIIAFFTALFSSQFVRNKFIKSFIWWIIIILKCFPIPFVIDPFRLIFTKKLAAVLIIFWFTWIWLHRYFYSFLNALDLNAYQKSIMKGQNRFFAFKNEILPFVVNKFFGLFLFSFEANVRWTTIISATGVIGIGVLINDGIQNPALGWNIVGIPLAVLLFFAIVLEFLIIFFNKFILHKKSVKIQQKNSFNLWIKTNYDRVLKTFFAIFVLILIAISLSDIQNWTINTHQVKRFFNSLFVFDWGFFSLGKLDNPLYMIWGLFAQIIVCIGVIAIVSIFLAIMANERLNHWSRWLSYKFLLNLFRIIPSVVIFYLFVNFAISPILWVTILVGVNNGIMMAKKLNETINSIDWQKYKLLRLQQWSKSKTIIHYVLPSISNEYFKYLAVEISNSVHDLLLYGIFGGSLLGLKISILSQTGISGDRNGFFTYSWIAWFLILVVEITLVAIEKRYFTKFVHFILKTRNILLNKFLKKPFSKFF, encoded by the coding sequence TTGGTGAGGAAAATAGTGAATAATTTACTTTCAAACAAACCTTATCAAAAGTTTAAAAAATCAAAAATTATCCTATTTTCGATCTTTGTTATTTTATTTATTGTTTCGTTTTATTCGATTTATTCAAAAATTAATACTAACGGTTGAAAAGTTTTCCAAAGAAACCTGAATGATTTATTTGGTTTTTCGAACACTCACCCTTATTATAGTGATTCAATTTTTGTTTTAAGTTTACGATTCTTGTGAACAACAATCAAATACACGATCGTGGGGACTTTTTTTGGGACAATTATTGCGTTTTTTACAGCACTTTTTAGTTCGCAATTTGTTAGGAATAAGTTTATAAAAAGTTTTATTTGGTGAATTATTATAATTCTAAAGTGCTTTCCAATACCTTTTGTAATCGATCCTTTTCGACTAATTTTTACTAAAAAATTAGCAGCAGTTTTAATTATTTTTTGATTTACTTGAATTTGATTACACCGTTATTTCTACTCCTTTCTAAATGCGCTTGATCTAAATGCTTATCAAAAATCAATTATGAAAGGTCAAAATCGATTTTTTGCTTTTAAAAATGAAATTTTACCATTTGTAGTCAATAAATTTTTTGGTCTGTTTTTGTTTAGTTTTGAAGCAAATGTTCGTTGAACCACCATTATTTCTGCAACTGGAGTTATTGGAATTGGAGTTTTAATCAACGACGGAATTCAAAATCCTGCATTGGGCTGAAATATCGTTGGAATTCCGCTTGCCGTTCTCCTGTTTTTTGCGATTGTTCTTGAATTTTTAATTATTTTTTTTAATAAGTTTATTTTGCATAAAAAATCGGTTAAAATTCAGCAAAAAAATTCGTTCAACTTATGAATTAAAACTAATTATGACCGTGTTTTAAAGACTTTTTTTGCAATTTTTGTTCTAATTTTGATTGCTATTAGCCTTAGTGATATTCAAAATTGAACAATAAACACTCATCAAGTTAAACGATTTTTTAATTCACTGTTTGTTTTTGATTGAGGTTTCTTTTCGCTCGGAAAACTAGACAATCCACTTTATATGATTTGGGGACTTTTTGCCCAAATTATCGTTTGCATTGGTGTGATCGCTATTGTCTCAATTTTTTTAGCAATCATGGCAAACGAAAGGTTAAATCACTGATCTAGATGATTAAGTTATAAATTTTTACTAAATCTTTTTCGAATAATTCCGTCAGTTGTTATCTTTTATCTTTTTGTTAACTTCGCAATTAGCCCGATTTTGTGAGTGACGATTTTAGTTGGAGTTAATAATGGAATAATGATGGCAAAAAAATTGAACGAAACAATAAATTCGATTGATTGACAAAAATATAAACTTTTGCGATTACAGCAATGGAGTAAATCAAAAACAATAATTCACTACGTTTTACCTTCAATTTCTAACGAATATTTTAAATATTTAGCGGTTGAAATTTCAAATTCAGTGCATGATTTACTACTTTATGGAATTTTCGGCGGTTCACTACTAGGTTTAAAAATTTCTATACTTTCGCAAACCGGAATTTCAGGTGATAGAAACGGTTTTTTTACTTATTCTTGAATTGCTTGATTTTTAATTTTAGTAGTTGAAATAACTTTAGTAGCCATTGAAAAAAGATATTTCACAAAATTTGTGCATTTTATCTTAAAAACTCGAAACATTTTACTCAATAAATTTCTAAAAAAGCCTTTTTCTAAATTTTTCTAA
- a CDS encoding MAG0490 family ComEA-like DNA-binding protein, with translation MRKAQIISLIVLVGALSGFAYLTYKLQPHITQTKQIAITILNGVRNPGTKFFDYGINWRKVFTEFDVIRGYDIGKYNLDSEVTTDQKVELKPIGFRIKIDKISIKNTAKLKISRNIVDKIRVFFKERKNKKTTWKELEWALKIDSETLRTLQENFTLD, from the coding sequence ATGAGAAAAGCACAAATTATTAGCCTAATTGTTTTAGTTGGAGCATTAAGTGGTTTTGCCTATTTAACTTATAAACTTCAACCACATATCACACAAACCAAGCAAATAGCAATCACAATTTTGAACGGAGTGCGTAATCCAGGTACTAAATTTTTTGACTATGGTATAAATTGGCGGAAAGTTTTTACCGAATTTGATGTAATTCGTGGTTATGATATTGGAAAATACAACCTTGATTCAGAAGTGACGACTGACCAAAAAGTTGAATTAAAACCGATTGGTTTTAGGATTAAAATTGACAAAATTTCAATAAAAAATACTGCTAAACTAAAAATTAGTCGTAATATTGTCGACAAAATTCGCGTTTTTTTTAAGGAAAGAAAAAACAAAAAAACAACTTGAAAAGAGTTAGAGTGGGCTTTAAAAATTGATTCAGAGACTTTAAGGACGCTGCAAGAAAATTTTACTCTTGACTAG
- a CDS encoding ComEC/Rec2 family competence protein, with protein MIPSINNQQVDFESKVVDKVSFGNFVEYKGNKIFVWNGDQEIGANLRLSGKLVVPKNQSDFDLVTYLKSKGSLLILNNKKVTLIGESKSIFVKIRRFFATEGNYSKQLIPMVFLAETPPEANDFRKSLVYLGVYQIFVISGFHINLFKQAIFGFSKAFKIKPYIYKPIFFAFLLFQLFLFNFAISFLRGFIFWGLIEINKLFLNKKFNKIELLSISGILILSTNPLIFYSIGFILTFTISFIILIINQIKFSKKWHKYIAQILFINFFSAIFSLFLNSMYNFMAPINVAIFTAFFTFLYTNLLIFIFNPTIIEWISKNFIQTVEYISNLHFLTLNIKPSLLFIIFSCIISLICFLFLEVTITLSKKKFQVSQNLKILK; from the coding sequence ATGATTCCTAGCATCAATAATCAACAAGTTGATTTTGAATCAAAAGTTGTTGATAAAGTTAGTTTTGGAAATTTTGTTGAATATAAAGGTAATAAAATCTTTGTTTGAAATGGAGATCAGGAAATAGGGGCTAATTTGCGATTAAGTGGCAAATTAGTTGTTCCAAAAAATCAATCAGACTTTGACTTGGTAACATATTTAAAATCAAAAGGTTCGCTTTTAATTCTAAATAATAAAAAAGTGACTCTTATCGGTGAAAGTAAGAGTATTTTTGTAAAAATAAGGCGATTTTTTGCAACAGAAGGAAATTATTCAAAACAATTAATTCCGATGGTTTTTCTAGCAGAAACGCCACCGGAAGCAAATGATTTTAGAAAATCACTAGTTTATTTAGGTGTTTACCAAATTTTTGTTATTTCAGGTTTTCATATTAATCTTTTTAAACAGGCAATTTTTGGATTTTCGAAGGCTTTCAAAATCAAACCTTACATTTACAAACCGATATTTTTTGCATTTTTATTATTTCAATTGTTTCTTTTTAACTTTGCAATTTCATTTTTACGGGGCTTTATTTTTTGGGGTTTAATCGAAATAAACAAACTGTTTTTAAACAAAAAATTCAATAAAATTGAACTATTATCAATTAGTGGAATACTGATTTTGTCAACAAATCCGCTTATTTTTTATTCAATTGGATTTATTTTAACATTTACAATTAGTTTTATCATTTTAATCATAAATCAAATAAAATTTTCAAAAAAATGACATAAATATATAGCACAAATTTTATTCATTAATTTTTTTAGTGCTATATTTTCGTTATTTTTGAATTCAATGTACAATTTTATGGCACCAATAAATGTTGCCATTTTTACAGCTTTTTTTACATTTTTATATACAAATTTGCTTATTTTTATTTTTAATCCAACAATAATTGAATGAATTAGCAAAAATTTTATTCAAACTGTTGAGTATATTAGTAATCTTCACTTTTTAACTTTAAATATCAAACCTAGCCTACTTTTTATAATTTTTTCTTGTATAATTTCATTAATATGTTTTTTGTTTTTGGAAGTGACAATTACATTGTCCAAAAAAAAATTTCAAGTATCGCAAAATCTCAAAATACTAAAATAA